A single region of the Polyodon spathula isolate WHYD16114869_AA chromosome 5, ASM1765450v1, whole genome shotgun sequence genome encodes:
- the LOC121316165 gene encoding solute carrier family 22 member 7-like, translating into MKFENILADIGGFGRYQIFLFVILCVPRVTLPWHFLLHNFISAVPTHHCAISDPDNGKIFGNLTAHQKLAVSIPVEPSGTFSSCKMFSEPQFQLLSNSSVEAGDVAVTVECQYGWVYDASIFSSTVATEWDMVCNKKGLNQASAIFFFIGVMIGAIVFGGLSDKFGRKPMLLASFILSIVFGVAATFSVSYVMFAIMRSLTGFGLTGIVIISMCLTIEWVDIEHRTFIGVFGSMVWSAGNMMLAAIAYLIRDWRWLLLAVTSPLVICCIVWWWIPESARWLLANGKVHEAHMYLSKCAKMNNRKDTLSKITPEMLSRLVTVEGKNKNYTYLDLARTPKMRRLAICTGIIWFGVAHTYYGISLNITGFGLNIYLTQFIYAAIEVPAKLLVYCMLNRIGRRHSQAWSLLFTGACLGINLFLPSSMVPVRSVIAILGKGSSEASFTIVYLYTTELYPTVVRQNGNGYTSFMARLGVSAAPLIMLLEDIWKLFPQTIFCSVAILAGFTAFFLPETQNLRLPETIEDVEQTRKRTIAISDQERTDISLKPLNCDLK; encoded by the exons ATGAAGTTTGAAAACATCCTGGCAGATATTGGAGGCTTTGGGAGGTAccagatttttctttttgtcatcCTATGCGTTCCCAGAGTAACTCTCCCGTGGCACTTTCTTCTCCACAACTTCATTTCAGCTGTACCCACTCACCACTGTGCCATCTCAGACCCAGACAATGGCAAAATCTTTGGGAACCTTACTGCACATCAGAAACTTGCTGTCAGCATCCCGGTCGAGCCTAGTGGGACTTTCAGCTCCTGCAAGATGTTCTCTGAGCCCCAGTTTCAACTGCTTTCCAACTCCTCTGTGGAGGCTGGAGATGTTGCTGTGACTGTGGAGTGTCAGTATGGATGGGTTTATGATGCATCTATATTCTCCTCAACTGTAGCAACAGAG TGGGACATGGTTTGCAACAAGAAAGGACTGAATCAAGCTAGTGCCATTTTCTTCTTCATTGGTGTGATGATAGGAGCCATCGTATTTGGCGGCCTCTCagacaa ATTTGGAAGAAAGCCAATGCTCTTAGCATCCTTTATTTTATCTATAGTGTTTGGAGTGGCAGCTACATTCTCTGTCTCCTATGTAATGTTTGCCATAATGAGGTCTCTCACAGGATTTGGACTTACTGGGATAGTTATTATCTCCATGTGCCTAA CTATTGAGTGGGTTGATATTGAGCACCGAACTTTTATTGGAGTCTTTGGTAGCATGGTTTGGTCTGCTGGGAATATGATGCTTGCAGCGATAGCTTATCTGATCAGAGACTGGAGATGGCTGCTCTTAGCTGTCACCTCCCCACTTGTTATATGCTGCATCGTTTGGTG GTGGATCCCAGAGTCAGCAAGATGGTTGCTAGCCAATGGCAAAGTACACGAGGCTCACATGTACCtttcaaaatgtgcaaaaatgaacAATAGGAAAGACACCTTATCCAAAATAACCCCAGAG ATGCTTTCTAGGCTTGTGACTGTAGAGGGAAAAAACAAGAATTATACCTATTTGGATCTGGCGAGAACTCCAAAGATGAGGAGGCTTGCAATCTGCACTGGAATTATATG GTTCGGCGTTGCTCACACTTACTATGGAATCAGCCTAAATATTACTGGGTTTGGTCTAAACATCTACCTTACCCAGTTTATTTATGCAGCAATTGAAGTGCCTGCTAAACTGCTGGTCTACTGCATGCTGAATAGGATTGGAAGAAGGCACAGCCAGGCCTGGTCCTTGCTTTTCACTGGAGCGTGTTTGGGAATCAATCTGTTTCTTCCTTCAA GTATGGTACCGGTTCGCTCTGTAATTGCTATCCTTGGGAAAGGCTCGTCTGAGGCGtcctttaccatagtttatctTTACACGACAGAGCTGTACCCAACAGTTGTCAG ACAAAATGGCAATGGCTACACCTCATTCATGGCTCGACTGGGCGTGTCTGCTGCTCCGCTGATAATGCTACTGGAAGACATCTGGAAGCTTTTCCCTCAAACCATATTCTGCTCAGTCGCAATCCTGGCTGGCTTCACAGCATTCTTCCTTCCTGAAACTCAAAATCTTCGCCTACCTGAAACTATTGAAGATGTCGAGCAGACAAG AAAAAGGACAATCGCCATATCAGATCAAGAAAGAACAGACATCTCACTGAAACCCCTcaattgtgatttaaaataa